The segment AAGGCGTTCATGCACATCTGCTGGGACGGCTGCATGTTCCCGAACGAAGTCATGATGAAGCAGCAGACGTGGAACGACATCCTTGCCGCGATGATCGCCGTCCGCGACAGGCACGGGTGGAATGAGCTGAGCTGAGGTTCACTCGATCACCGCTGAACCACGGGGGGTTGCCGTGAAACGAAGATGGCTTGAGGCTGTCCAATTTCACGGTGATGAGCCGGTATTCACATAAATACTGCCCTCCCGCCTTTACGCTCGTGGAGCTGTCGGTGGTGCTTGGGGTCATCGCGATCCTTCTCGCGCTGTTGCTCCCCGCAATCTCGAAGGCAAAAGTTCGCGCCAACGAAACCGTGTGTTTGAACAACCTTCGCCAAATCGGTATCGGTATCAAGCTTTACCAGAACGACAACGACATGCGATTCCCGCTCCGCATCAGCGAAAAAGGTTCCACTGGAAAACCACCTGACCCGAACGGGAATCGAAACGACTGGCGCTTTTTTGATATAGCGATTGGCGGCGGCGACGGCACTTTCTCGTCTCCCCAAGTGCCACGTGCCTCCGAGCGACCGCTTTTTCAGTATGTAAAGGCCACAGGAACTTTTCGCTGCCCGTTTGACGGCGGTTGGGATTGTCGACCGGAAGGAGAGTTGGTAATGCCGACGGCGTTCAGAGCGCACGGATGCAGCTACCAATACAACACGATTAAAACGAGGCGCGACGAGACTTTGGGACTCGAAGGACTCGCGGGTAAGCCGGAAAACTGGGTGCCAAATCCTTCCCTTTATATTCTGGAGTATGAACCTGCAGCGCATGAGCTGGAGAGTGGGAATGGCGCCGCGTTCCTTGTGTTTTGGCATCGAATTGCAAAGCC is part of the Candidatus Angelobacter sp. genome and harbors:
- a CDS encoding prepilin-type N-terminal cleavage/methylation domain-containing protein, whose protein sequence is MRLSNFTVMSRYSHKYCPPAFTLVELSVVLGVIAILLALLLPAISKAKVRANETVCLNNLRQIGIGIKLYQNDNDMRFPLRISEKGSTGKPPDPNGNRNDWRFFDIAIGGGDGTFSSPQVPRASERPLFQYVKATGTFRCPFDGGWDCRPEGELVMPTAFRAHGCSYQYNTIKTRRDETLGLEGLAGKPENWVPNPSLYILEYEPAAHELESGNGAAFLVFWHRIAKPKTLRRENGTLALLGNNRLISPILFVDGHTDILDFSQNQGVTMNTPEWFWFKPQN